A part of Amycolatopsis lurida genomic DNA contains:
- a CDS encoding succinate dehydrogenase iron-sulfur subunit, producing MTTATPEKSEAVSSDHTPITVTLKILRFNPEIDTEPHWESYDVPAQRTDRLLNLLFYVKDYIDGTFSFRRSCAHGVCGSDAMQINGINRLACKVLMKDLLETNGKKTTITIAPIKGLTTLKDLYVDMDPFFEAYKAVKPYLIAYGNEPTRERIQSQADRDRFDDTTKCILCACCTSSCPVYWNDGSYFGPAAIVNAHRFIFDSRDEGAEERLDILNDSEGVWRCRTTFNCTDACPRGIQVTKAIQEVKRALLFKRV from the coding sequence ATGACCACGGCAACCCCCGAGAAGTCGGAGGCCGTGTCCTCCGACCACACGCCGATCACCGTCACGCTGAAGATCCTCCGGTTCAATCCCGAGATCGACACCGAGCCGCACTGGGAGTCCTACGACGTCCCCGCGCAGCGCACCGACCGGCTGCTGAACCTGCTCTTCTACGTGAAGGACTACATCGACGGGACGTTCTCGTTCCGGCGCTCGTGCGCGCACGGCGTCTGCGGTTCCGACGCGATGCAGATCAACGGCATCAACCGGCTGGCGTGCAAGGTCCTGATGAAGGACCTGCTGGAGACCAACGGCAAGAAGACGACCATCACCATCGCGCCGATCAAGGGCCTGACGACGCTCAAGGACCTTTACGTCGACATGGACCCGTTCTTCGAGGCGTACAAGGCTGTGAAGCCGTACCTGATCGCCTACGGGAACGAGCCCACGCGCGAGCGGATCCAGTCGCAGGCCGACCGCGACCGGTTCGACGACACGACCAAGTGCATCCTGTGCGCCTGCTGCACGTCCTCGTGCCCGGTGTACTGGAACGACGGCTCGTACTTCGGCCCGGCGGCGATCGTCAACGCGCACCGGTTCATCTTCGACTCGCGTGACGAAGGCGCCGAAGAGCGTCTGGACATCCTGAACGACTCCGAGGGTGTCTGGCGCTGCCGGACGACGTTCAACTGCACCGACGCGTGCCCGCGTGGCATCCAGGTCACGAAGGCCATCCAGGAAGTCAAACGCGCCCTGCTGTTCAAGCGCGTCTAG
- a CDS encoding ABC transporter permease, with amino-acid sequence MTTADVLSPNTGGTTMPVKPPKRRIPGWLKGAIWGLLAVGVLAIASYATGVNTLTSTNTAHTALRLALPILLCALGGLWAERAGVINIGLEGMMILGTWGAAWGAYHGGVWAGLIAAVVFGALGGLLHAVATVTFNVNHIVSGVAINLLGLGVAKYLANLVFTPLSGNPRQSPPVPKFDTYSATFLSDWLSDLEKMQRVFISDLAGILNGLVTEVAPLTMIAIALVPISYFVLWRTRFGLRLRSCGENPVAAESLGVKVYLHKYIAMIISGGLAGMGGASLVLLAGGADYLENQTNNRGYIGLAAMIFGNWRPGGLLGGAALFGYADGLQLAGGGTAVLALLYGAVILLAVIVAVQLFRRQWIASALGVVGAVALYAIYWTNDDLPSDLIPYTAHFVTLIVLAVASQRLRPPKAIGATYRRGED; translated from the coding sequence GTGACCACCGCGGACGTTCTTTCGCCCAACACGGGCGGGACCACCATGCCGGTGAAACCGCCGAAGCGCCGTATCCCCGGCTGGCTCAAGGGCGCCATCTGGGGGCTGCTGGCGGTCGGCGTGCTCGCGATCGCGTCGTACGCCACCGGCGTCAACACGCTGACCTCGACCAACACCGCGCACACCGCGCTGCGGCTGGCGCTGCCGATCCTGCTCTGCGCGCTCGGCGGCCTCTGGGCCGAACGCGCGGGTGTGATCAACATCGGCCTCGAAGGCATGATGATCCTCGGCACCTGGGGTGCCGCCTGGGGCGCGTACCACGGCGGTGTCTGGGCCGGGCTGATCGCGGCGGTCGTGTTCGGCGCGCTCGGCGGGCTGCTGCACGCCGTCGCGACGGTGACCTTCAACGTCAACCACATCGTCTCCGGTGTGGCGATCAACCTGCTCGGTCTCGGTGTCGCGAAGTACCTGGCGAACCTGGTGTTCACCCCGCTTTCGGGGAACCCGCGCCAGTCGCCGCCGGTGCCGAAGTTCGACACCTACTCGGCGACCTTCCTTTCGGACTGGCTCTCGGACCTGGAGAAGATGCAGCGCGTCTTCATCTCCGACCTCGCCGGCATCCTCAACGGCCTGGTCACCGAGGTCGCGCCGCTGACGATGATCGCGATCGCGCTGGTCCCGATCAGCTACTTCGTGTTGTGGCGAACGCGGTTCGGCCTGCGGCTGCGGTCCTGCGGCGAGAACCCGGTCGCGGCCGAGTCCCTCGGCGTGAAGGTCTACCTGCACAAGTACATCGCCATGATCATCTCCGGCGGGCTCGCCGGAATGGGTGGCGCGTCGCTCGTGCTGCTCGCGGGCGGTGCGGACTACTTGGAGAACCAGACCAACAACCGCGGGTACATCGGCCTCGCGGCGATGATCTTCGGCAACTGGCGGCCGGGCGGCCTGCTCGGCGGCGCGGCGCTGTTCGGCTACGCGGACGGCCTCCAGCTCGCCGGTGGCGGCACCGCGGTGCTCGCGCTGCTGTACGGCGCGGTGATCCTGCTGGCCGTGATCGTGGCGGTGCAGTTGTTCCGCCGTCAGTGGATCGCTTCCGCGCTCGGTGTCGTCGGCGCCGTCGCGCTGTACGCGATCTACTGGACCAACGACGACCTGCCCAGCGACCTCATCCCGTACACCGCGCATTTCGTGACGCTGATCGTGCTGGCGGTGGCTTCGCAGCGGCTGCGGCCGCCCAAGGCGATCGGCGCCACCTATCGGCGAGGTGAGGACTGA
- a CDS encoding BMP family lipoprotein, whose translation MRGTALVAAAMAGALVLAGCAKDSGAGNNNNAGSGDQSASCVTAPKPPAAAAASTSSSQAGEKVDGSKLKVALAFDVGGRGDASFNDSAAAGTDKAKAELGVTTVTESTAAATEDEAAKSQRLDQLATQGFSPIIAVGFAYAKAVGAIAPKYPNTQFAIVDDDSVKAPNVTSLVFAEEQGSFLAGVAAAYKSKKCHVGFVGGVNTPLIQKFEAGFLQGVKAASSKAKIEDEYLTPAGDFSGFQDPAKGNVKAAAQIAKGADVIYHAAGASGKGVFEAAKSNNAMAIGVDSDQYNQKTVEASKDVIITSMLKRVDVAVFDYLRALAKGDLTTLPKRFDLKVDGIGYATSGGKVDDIKDVLDGYKAQIVSGAITVSDKPQK comes from the coding sequence ATGCGTGGAACCGCGCTGGTCGCCGCCGCCATGGCCGGTGCTCTGGTACTGGCCGGATGCGCGAAGGATTCAGGTGCGGGGAACAACAACAACGCGGGCTCCGGGGACCAGTCCGCCAGCTGCGTGACGGCGCCGAAGCCGCCCGCCGCGGCGGCCGCCTCGACCAGCTCCAGCCAGGCCGGTGAGAAGGTCGACGGCAGCAAGCTCAAGGTCGCGCTGGCCTTCGACGTCGGCGGTCGCGGCGACGCGTCGTTCAACGACTCCGCCGCCGCCGGTACCGACAAGGCGAAGGCCGAGCTCGGCGTCACCACGGTCACCGAAAGCACCGCCGCGGCGACCGAGGACGAGGCCGCCAAGTCGCAGCGTCTCGACCAGCTCGCCACGCAGGGCTTCAGCCCGATCATCGCGGTCGGCTTCGCCTACGCCAAGGCCGTCGGCGCCATCGCGCCGAAGTACCCGAACACCCAGTTCGCGATCGTCGACGACGACTCCGTCAAGGCGCCGAACGTCACCTCGCTCGTCTTCGCCGAGGAGCAGGGCTCGTTCCTGGCCGGTGTCGCCGCCGCCTACAAGTCGAAGAAGTGCCACGTCGGCTTCGTCGGTGGCGTGAACACGCCGCTGATCCAGAAGTTCGAGGCCGGCTTCCTCCAGGGCGTGAAGGCCGCTTCGAGCAAGGCCAAGATCGAGGACGAGTACCTCACCCCGGCCGGTGACTTCTCCGGGTTCCAGGACCCGGCGAAGGGCAACGTGAAGGCCGCCGCGCAGATCGCCAAGGGCGCGGACGTGATCTACCACGCCGCGGGCGCCTCCGGTAAGGGCGTGTTCGAGGCCGCGAAGTCCAACAACGCCATGGCCATCGGCGTCGACTCCGACCAGTACAACCAGAAGACGGTCGAGGCGTCGAAGGACGTCATCATCACCTCGATGCTCAAGCGTGTCGACGTGGCGGTGTTCGACTACCTGCGCGCGCTGGCGAAGGGCGACCTGACGACGCTGCCGAAGCGGTTCGACCTCAAGGTCGACGGCATCGGCTACGCCACCTCCGGCGGCAAGGTCGACGACATCAAGGACGTCCTCGACGGCTACAAGGCGCAGATCGTCTCCGGGGCGATCACCGTCTCGGACAAGCCGCAGAAGTAA
- a CDS encoding ABC transporter ATP-binding protein produces MSAPQAEVTDAPDRGEPAVQLTGITKRFPGVVANSDVNLTVTKGEVHAVCGENGAGKSTLMKILYGMQQPDEGDIAINGEPVKLRNPQDAIKAGIGMVHQHFMLADNLTVGENVFLGAENLHGIGRAARAKLAELAERVGLRARPDALLEELGVADRQRVEIVKVLYRGARIIILDEPTAVLVPQEVDALFETVRAMQKDGFTFIFISHKLDEVRAIADTVTVIRRGTTVGTADPKTITSRQLAEMMVGSELPSPETRESTVTDRPVLRLDDVCLSVEGSERNVLDHISFTVHAGEVLGIAGVEGNGQTELVETIMGMRKGGGRIELTEVDGRVVELHKLGTLARREAGIGYIAEDRTRHSLLLTQPLWVNRILGYQTREPVAKGQLLDIDGARDDTRRIVEEYDVRTPGIDVPAAALSGGNQQKLIVGRELSGDPVLLIASHPTRGVDVGAQALIWEQIRQARAAGLAVLLVSADLDELIGLSDTIQVMLRGRLVGEADPATVTPQELGSAMTGASEDSEDGVA; encoded by the coding sequence ATGAGCGCTCCCCAGGCCGAGGTCACCGACGCCCCCGACCGGGGTGAACCGGCCGTGCAGCTGACCGGGATCACGAAGCGGTTCCCCGGTGTCGTGGCCAACTCCGACGTCAACCTCACCGTCACCAAGGGCGAGGTGCACGCCGTCTGCGGCGAGAACGGCGCGGGCAAATCGACCCTGATGAAGATCCTCTACGGCATGCAGCAGCCGGACGAGGGCGATATCGCGATCAACGGCGAACCGGTGAAACTGCGCAACCCGCAGGACGCCATCAAGGCCGGGATCGGGATGGTCCACCAGCACTTCATGCTGGCCGACAACCTGACCGTCGGGGAGAACGTCTTCCTCGGCGCGGAGAACCTGCACGGCATCGGCCGCGCGGCGAGGGCGAAGCTGGCGGAACTCGCCGAACGCGTCGGCCTGCGCGCCCGCCCGGACGCGCTGCTGGAAGAGCTCGGCGTCGCCGACCGCCAGCGCGTGGAGATCGTCAAGGTGCTCTACCGCGGCGCGCGGATCATCATCCTCGACGAGCCCACAGCGGTGCTCGTGCCGCAGGAGGTCGACGCGCTGTTCGAGACCGTCCGCGCCATGCAGAAGGATGGCTTCACCTTCATCTTCATCTCGCACAAGCTCGACGAGGTGCGCGCGATCGCCGACACGGTCACCGTGATCCGCCGCGGCACCACCGTCGGCACGGCCGACCCGAAGACGATCACCTCGCGCCAGCTGGCCGAGATGATGGTCGGCTCGGAGCTGCCCAGCCCGGAGACCCGTGAGTCCACGGTGACCGATCGGCCCGTCCTCCGCCTGGACGACGTCTGCTTGAGCGTCGAGGGTTCCGAGCGGAACGTCCTCGACCACATCTCCTTCACCGTGCACGCGGGCGAGGTGCTCGGGATCGCCGGCGTCGAGGGCAACGGCCAGACCGAACTCGTCGAGACGATCATGGGCATGCGCAAGGGCGGCGGCCGGATCGAACTGACCGAGGTCGACGGCCGGGTCGTCGAACTGCACAAACTGGGGACGCTCGCCCGCCGCGAGGCCGGGATCGGGTACATCGCCGAAGACCGCACGCGGCACAGCCTCCTGCTCACGCAACCCTTGTGGGTCAACCGGATCCTCGGTTACCAGACCCGCGAGCCGGTCGCGAAAGGACAGTTGCTCGACATCGACGGCGCGCGGGACGACACCCGCCGGATCGTCGAGGAGTACGACGTCCGCACGCCGGGTATCGACGTCCCCGCCGCCGCGCTTTCGGGTGGCAACCAGCAGAAGCTGATCGTGGGGCGCGAGCTTTCCGGCGATCCGGTGCTGCTGATCGCGTCGCATCCGACGCGCGGTGTCGACGTCGGCGCGCAGGCGCTGATCTGGGAACAGATCCGCCAGGCGCGAGCGGCCGGGCTGGCCGTGCTGCTGGTTTCGGCCGACCTCGACGAGCTGATCGGGCTCTCCGACACCATTCAGGTCATGCTGCGCGGACGACTGGTCGGCGAGGCCGACCCCGCGACCGTGACCCCGCAGGAACTGGGCTCCGCGATGACGGGTGCCTCCGAAGACTCTGAGGACGGTGTGGCGTGA
- a CDS encoding succinate dehydrogenase hydrophobic membrane anchor subunit, protein MATEVLALDKPRSPKRPAARRSNFELYSWLFMRISGLALIVLVLGHLFIMNILDGGVHRINWGFVAGRWASPFWQFWDLSMLWLAEIHGGNGLRTIIDDYARKDSTRFWLKIVLYVSMVLILAVGTMVIFTFDPGISAN, encoded by the coding sequence ATGGCAACCGAAGTTCTCGCACTCGACAAGCCGCGTTCGCCGAAGCGCCCGGCCGCCCGCCGCAGCAACTTCGAGCTCTACAGCTGGCTGTTCATGCGCATCTCGGGCCTCGCCCTGATCGTGCTGGTGCTCGGCCACCTGTTCATCATGAACATCCTCGACGGCGGCGTGCACCGCATCAACTGGGGCTTCGTCGCCGGCCGCTGGGCCTCGCCGTTCTGGCAGTTCTGGGACCTGTCGATGCTCTGGCTCGCCGAGATCCACGGCGGCAACGGGCTCCGGACGATCATCGACGACTACGCCCGCAAGGACAGCACCCGGTTCTGGCTGAAGATCGTGCTCTACGTCTCGATGGTGCTGATCCTCGCCGTCGGCACGATGGTGATCTTCACCTTCGATCCCGGTATCTCGGCCAACTGA
- the sdhA gene encoding succinate dehydrogenase flavoprotein subunit encodes MQFHKYDVVIVGAGGAGMRAAIESGQRARTAVLTKLYPTRSHTGAAQGGMCAALANVEEDNWEWHTFDTIKGGDYLVDQDAAEIMAKEAIDAVLDLEKMGLPFNRTPEGKIDQRRFGGHTRDHGKAAVRRACYAADRTGHMILQTLYQNCVKHGTEFFNEFYVLDLVLTPDENGNPAASGVVAYELATGELHVFQAKSIVFATGGAGKIFKTTSNAHTLTGDGLGIIFRKGLPLEDMEFFQFHPTGLAGLGILISEAVRGEGGILRNADGERFMERYAPTIKDLAPRDIVARSMVQEVLQGRGCGPNKDYVVLDVTHIPEETLNAKLPDIMEFSRTYLGVDPVTEPVPVFPTCHYVMGGIPTNVHGEALRDNENVIPGLYAAGEVACVSVHGSNRLGTNSLLDINVFGRRAGIAAAEYALAHEHIELPENPTKVVEDQLALLLSEHGDERVADIRTELQRTMDSHASVYRTEDTLKQALTDVQALKERYSRITVTDKGKRYNTDVLEAVELGFLLELAEVLVVGALARKESRGGHAREDYPNRDDTNFMRHTMAYKEGEGLTADVRLDYKPVTFTRYEPMERKY; translated from the coding sequence ATGCAGTTCCACAAGTACGACGTGGTGATCGTCGGCGCCGGTGGCGCCGGCATGCGCGCGGCCATCGAATCCGGCCAGCGTGCCCGCACCGCGGTCCTCACCAAGCTCTACCCGACGCGTTCGCACACCGGCGCCGCCCAGGGCGGCATGTGCGCCGCGCTGGCGAACGTCGAAGAGGACAACTGGGAGTGGCACACCTTCGACACGATCAAGGGCGGCGACTACCTGGTCGACCAGGACGCCGCCGAGATCATGGCGAAGGAAGCCATCGACGCGGTCCTCGACCTCGAGAAGATGGGCTTGCCGTTCAACCGGACGCCCGAAGGCAAGATCGACCAGCGCCGCTTCGGCGGGCACACCCGTGACCACGGCAAGGCCGCGGTGCGCCGCGCCTGTTACGCCGCGGACCGCACCGGGCACATGATCCTGCAGACGCTGTACCAGAACTGCGTCAAGCACGGCACGGAGTTCTTCAACGAGTTCTACGTGCTCGACCTGGTCCTGACCCCGGACGAGAACGGCAACCCGGCCGCTTCCGGCGTCGTCGCCTACGAGCTGGCGACCGGCGAGCTGCACGTCTTCCAGGCGAAGTCGATCGTGTTCGCCACCGGTGGCGCGGGCAAGATCTTCAAGACGACGTCGAACGCCCACACCCTGACCGGTGACGGCCTCGGCATCATCTTCCGCAAGGGCCTGCCACTGGAGGACATGGAGTTCTTCCAGTTCCACCCGACAGGTCTGGCCGGGCTCGGCATCCTCATCTCCGAGGCCGTGCGCGGTGAAGGCGGCATCCTCCGCAACGCCGACGGCGAGCGGTTCATGGAGCGCTACGCCCCCACCATCAAGGACCTCGCGCCGCGTGACATCGTCGCCCGGTCGATGGTGCAGGAAGTGCTGCAGGGCCGCGGTTGCGGGCCGAACAAGGACTACGTCGTCCTCGACGTCACGCACATCCCGGAAGAGACGCTGAACGCGAAGCTCCCGGACATCATGGAGTTCTCGCGGACGTACCTGGGCGTCGACCCGGTCACCGAGCCGGTGCCCGTGTTCCCGACCTGCCACTACGTGATGGGCGGAATCCCGACCAACGTCCACGGCGAAGCGTTGCGGGACAACGAGAACGTCATCCCCGGCCTGTACGCCGCGGGCGAGGTGGCGTGCGTGTCCGTGCACGGCTCGAACCGGCTCGGCACCAACTCGCTGCTCGACATCAACGTGTTCGGCCGTCGCGCCGGCATCGCGGCCGCCGAGTACGCGCTGGCGCACGAGCACATCGAGCTGCCGGAGAACCCGACCAAGGTCGTCGAGGACCAGCTCGCGCTGCTGCTTTCGGAGCACGGTGACGAGCGCGTCGCCGACATCCGCACCGAGCTGCAGCGGACGATGGACTCGCACGCTTCGGTGTACCGCACGGAGGACACGCTCAAGCAGGCGCTGACCGACGTGCAGGCGCTGAAGGAGCGGTACAGCCGGATCACCGTGACGGACAAGGGGAAGCGGTACAACACCGACGTCCTCGAAGCCGTCGAGCTGGGCTTCCTGCTCGAACTGGCCGAGGTCCTCGTCGTCGGCGCCTTGGCGCGCAAGGAATCCCGCGGCGGGCACGCGCGCGAGGACTACCCGAACCGCGACGACACGAACTTCATGCGGCACACCATGGCCTACAAGGAGGGCGAAGGTCTCACCGCCGACGTCCGCCTGGACTACAAGCCGGTGACCTTCACCCGCTACGAACCGATGGAGCGGAAGTACTGA
- a CDS encoding ABC transporter permease, producing MSSWRTRLLPPLLAIVFAVILTAIALIISGADPLQAYGTMIGQLFKGSTAVDTVNLATVYYLSGLAVAIGFQMNLFNIGVEGQYRFAAIVTAIIGGALQLPPVIHVLAILVVAVLSGMLYAAIPAVLKVTRGVSEVISTIMLNAIVGGIVAFLVNADQFGVQTGNNIATREIAETGRIPGIPILSGELFGFVFIAALIGGAYWFMLNRTRFGFELKASGESTTAAAAGGVNAKKMTLIAMLLSGGVAGLVAMPELLGRDFSYGITSTQMYGFTGIAVALLGRNHPAGIALGALLWAFLDRSAVSLEQINVSKEIATIMQGVIVLSVVIAYEIVRRADLAAEQRRVGRALAGNGRKGSSVSEGGAV from the coding sequence GTGAGTAGTTGGCGTACGAGGCTGCTGCCGCCTCTGCTCGCGATCGTTTTCGCGGTCATCCTGACGGCCATCGCGCTGATCATCTCGGGAGCGGATCCGCTCCAGGCCTACGGCACGATGATCGGCCAGCTCTTCAAGGGCTCGACCGCCGTCGACACGGTGAACCTCGCGACGGTCTACTACCTGTCCGGGCTCGCGGTGGCCATCGGCTTCCAGATGAACCTCTTCAACATCGGTGTCGAGGGCCAGTACCGGTTCGCCGCCATCGTCACCGCCATCATCGGCGGGGCGCTGCAGCTGCCGCCGGTGATCCACGTGCTGGCGATCCTGGTCGTCGCGGTGCTCAGCGGCATGCTGTACGCGGCCATCCCGGCCGTGCTGAAGGTGACCCGAGGCGTTTCCGAGGTCATCTCGACGATCATGCTGAACGCGATCGTCGGCGGCATCGTGGCGTTCCTGGTCAACGCCGACCAGTTCGGCGTGCAGACCGGCAACAACATCGCCACCCGCGAGATCGCCGAGACGGGCCGGATCCCGGGTATCCCCATCCTTTCGGGTGAGCTGTTCGGCTTCGTGTTCATCGCGGCGCTGATCGGCGGGGCCTACTGGTTCATGCTCAACCGGACCCGGTTCGGGTTCGAGCTGAAGGCCTCCGGCGAATCGACGACGGCCGCCGCGGCGGGTGGCGTCAACGCCAAGAAGATGACGCTGATCGCGATGCTGCTTTCGGGCGGTGTCGCCGGTTTGGTCGCGATGCCGGAACTGCTCGGCCGCGACTTCAGCTACGGCATCACTTCGACCCAGATGTACGGCTTCACGGGGATCGCGGTCGCCCTGCTCGGCCGCAACCACCCGGCCGGGATCGCGCTGGGCGCCCTGCTGTGGGCGTTCCTCGACCGGTCCGCGGTGTCGCTCGAGCAGATCAACGTGTCCAAAGAGATCGCCACGATCATGCAGGGCGTGATCGTGCTGTCGGTCGTCATCGCGTACGAGATCGTGCGCCGCGCGGACCTGGCCGCCGAACAGCGTCGCGTCGGTCGCGCGCTGGCAGGCAACGGCCGCAAGGGTTCCAGCGTGTCCGAGGGAGGTGCGGTGTGA
- the sdhC gene encoding succinate dehydrogenase, cytochrome b556 subunit — protein MSTTASTATEAAASDRAGASRRQGTFYRGDPGMWSWVLHRITGVLTFFFLFVHVLDTALVRVSPDTYNEVIETYKTPLVNLLEVGLVGAVLFHALNGIRVMLVDFWEKGPKFQKPMLWTILAIWVVVMIPGAYFMMKRTVEVMFGGH, from the coding sequence ATGTCCACCACGGCTAGCACCGCCACTGAGGCGGCCGCGAGCGATCGGGCGGGTGCCTCACGCCGGCAGGGGACCTTCTACCGGGGAGACCCCGGTATGTGGTCCTGGGTGCTGCACCGCATCACCGGCGTGCTGACATTCTTCTTCCTCTTCGTGCACGTGCTCGACACCGCGCTCGTGCGCGTGTCGCCCGACACGTACAACGAGGTCATCGAGACCTACAAGACCCCCCTGGTCAACCTCCTCGAGGTCGGCCTCGTCGGCGCTGTGCTCTTCCACGCGCTCAACGGCATCCGGGTCATGCTGGTCGACTTCTGGGAAAAGGGACCGAAGTTCCAGAAGCCGATGCTCTGGACCATCCTGGCCATCTGGGTCGTGGTGATGATTCCCGGTGCCTACTTCATGATGAAGCGCACCGTCGAAGTTATGTTCGGGGGGCACTGA
- a CDS encoding cytidine deaminase, whose translation MAEYDWEALRAQAVEAAKSAYAPYSGLHVGVAAVVDDGRIVVGCNVENASYGLGMCAECTMAGQLRLTGGGKLVAVACRSGAGDLLMPCGRCRQILFEHGGSDCLVDTPSGILPMSAVLPDAFGPDDLP comes from the coding sequence ATGGCGGAGTACGACTGGGAAGCCTTGCGGGCTCAAGCCGTCGAGGCGGCGAAGTCGGCGTACGCGCCGTACTCGGGTCTGCACGTCGGCGTCGCCGCTGTGGTGGACGACGGCCGGATCGTCGTCGGCTGCAACGTCGAAAACGCTTCGTACGGCTTGGGAATGTGCGCGGAATGCACGATGGCGGGGCAACTGCGGCTGACCGGCGGCGGCAAGCTCGTCGCCGTCGCGTGCCGCAGCGGCGCCGGTGATCTGCTGATGCCGTGCGGGCGCTGCCGTCAGATCCTGTTCGAACACGGCGGATCCGACTGCCTGGTGGACACCCCGAGCGGCATCCTGCCGATGTCGGCGGTGCTGCCGGACGCGTTCGGGCCGGACGACCTGCCATGA
- a CDS encoding M14 family zinc carboxypeptidase: MSLSGRLVPVVVGLAMLPLVSAPAAVAAPVAPCSEEPRELPINEFTDYREMVRELGRLERVSQGRVKVKEVGRSNRGRVIHQATVGTGPKVFVVSSEIHGNEKTGTDALLRILDYLGTSESRDAERLRKTITFVAVPKLNPDGAELDRRGNDLSWAEVQRKFPQLKDRPPTWNYLSDVLQGDDYRKRPGFDVNRDFNPELSYVPRAEDVPGAPDQPGWFITPEARALRSVYLELTASRGKVPDVYVDLHHQGACVRQEGSNRLLDVGIDYPPLPDKFFEPGQKYAKYRDVYTKDESRQLAISAFNGMTSRGFVGARYPHAPDRDLPGQARCSFALNGTGTVLFEVRGQTQTLGQQHRERFTRAVMAGLYNMLRDVSTGAVGYIDPEAFDRLPGTADSAALARILE, from the coding sequence ATGTCGTTGTCCGGTCGATTGGTTCCCGTGGTGGTGGGGCTGGCGATGCTCCCGCTCGTCAGCGCGCCCGCGGCGGTGGCGGCTCCGGTGGCGCCCTGCAGCGAAGAGCCGCGGGAGCTGCCCATCAACGAGTTCACCGACTATCGCGAGATGGTGCGGGAGCTCGGGCGACTCGAACGGGTGAGCCAAGGGCGGGTGAAGGTCAAGGAAGTCGGGCGGTCCAACCGCGGCCGGGTGATCCACCAGGCGACCGTCGGGACCGGGCCGAAGGTGTTCGTGGTCTCCAGCGAGATCCACGGGAACGAGAAGACCGGCACCGACGCCCTGCTGCGCATCCTCGACTACCTCGGCACGTCGGAGTCGCGGGACGCCGAGCGGCTGCGGAAGACCATCACCTTCGTCGCGGTGCCGAAACTGAACCCGGACGGCGCCGAACTCGACCGGCGCGGCAACGACCTGTCGTGGGCCGAGGTGCAGCGGAAGTTCCCCCAGCTGAAGGACCGGCCGCCCACCTGGAACTACCTCAGCGACGTCCTCCAGGGCGACGACTACCGCAAGCGGCCTGGATTCGACGTCAACCGCGACTTCAATCCCGAGCTGAGCTACGTCCCGCGCGCCGAGGACGTCCCGGGCGCGCCGGATCAGCCGGGCTGGTTCATCACGCCCGAGGCGCGGGCGCTGCGTTCGGTGTACCTGGAGCTGACCGCTTCGCGGGGGAAGGTGCCCGACGTCTACGTCGATCTGCACCATCAAGGCGCCTGCGTCCGGCAGGAAGGCAGCAACCGGCTGCTCGACGTCGGCATCGACTACCCGCCGTTGCCCGACAAGTTCTTCGAGCCAGGCCAGAAGTACGCGAAGTACCGCGATGTGTACACAAAGGACGAATCGCGGCAGCTGGCGATCAGCGCGTTCAACGGGATGACGTCGCGCGGGTTCGTCGGGGCGCGGTATCCGCACGCGCCGGACCGGGATCTGCCGGGGCAGGCGCGGTGCTCGTTCGCGCTGAACGGGACGGGGACGGTGCTGTTCGAGGTGCGCGGGCAGACGCAGACGCTCGGGCAGCAACACCGGGAGCGCTTCACGCGCGCGGTGATGGCTGGGCTTTACAACATGCTGCGGGACGTGAGCACGGGTGCGGTCGGGTACATCGACCCGGAGGCCTTCGACCGGCTGCCGGGTACCGCCGACTCCGCCGCCCTGGCGCGGATCCTGGAGTAG